Part of the Variovorax sp. PAMC 28711 genome is shown below.
CGGGATCGATCCCGCCAGCATGCCGAAGACCAGCACCACGAGGATGGTGTTGTAGGTGGTGCCGGCGGCGGCGACGGGCAACAGCAGCCAGGCGGCGGCGCCCCAGGCACAGGCCGCGGCCGTCAGCGGCGCGAGGTAGCGCCAGGCGCCGGCGGGCTGGCCGAGGTCGAACGCCGGTGCCGGGTAGATCCGTTCGTTTGTCCGGATGCCGACCCATCGCAACCCCTGCGCCAAGTGAATGAGCGCGGCCCACACGAGCACGCCCGGACTGCGGGTCAGCGCATAGAAGATGCCTTCGGTGAATACGGCGGCCAGAAAAGCAGAGACCTGCGTGCTCCGCCCCAGCACGAACAACTGGCGCAACAGGCGGCCCCGCACTGCCGGATCTGCAGGTGGCGCGGCAGCGATGTCGGCCGGCTGCAACGCCGCAGGCAACTCGAAATCCGTGGCGGGTGCGGCGTTGGCGGAAGGCATGTTTCAGTTTAAGCGGGCCTGTATCGACGCTGTCCAGTTTTCAGAAGTTCTTGAAATGACAGCACGCCGCGCGACAATGGCGCATGCCGAATCTTTCCGAACTCCCTCCCCTCAATCGCCAGTTCGTCGCCCACTTCGGCGAGATGGGCAGCAAGTGGGGCATCAACCGCACGGTCGGGCAGATGTACGCGCTGATCTTCATTTCGGAGCGCGCGCTCAACGCCGACGAAATCGCCGAGCAGCTGCAGTTCTCGCGCTCCAACGTGAGCATGGGCTTGAAGGAACTGCAGGCCTGGCGCCTCGTGCGCCTCCGGCATCAGGCCGGCGACCGGCGCGAGTATTTCGAGGCACCGTCCGATGTGTGGGAGATCTTCCGGGTACTGGCCGAAGAACGGCGTCGCCGCGAGATCGAACCGACGCTCTCGATGCTGCGCAACGCCCTGCTCGAAAAACCCGGCAGTCAGGCCGAACGCCACGCGCAGGAGCGCATGCGCGAGATGCACGAACTGATCGACCGCCTGATGAAGTGGTTCGACGACGTGCAGCGCCTGTCGCCCGAGACCGCCATGAAGCTGATGGGCATGGGCGCCACCGTCACCAAGGTGCTCGGGCTGAAGGACCGGTTGACGGGTGCGGGCAAGGACAGGAAGAAGGCCGATGGGGCCGAGTGAGTCGGGGGAAACGCTCGACCTCGCACCGGACCGAACAACGGTTAGCCCTGCTTGATGAGGTTCTGCAGAACCAGCGCCCCACCCTTGTCCATCAACGTGCCGGCTTCCGCGAGTGTCCCGAGGACGATCGGCGCGAAGCCCAGGTCGCCGACCAGCTTCGAGATGGCGGCGGTGGCCTGCGCATCGTCGCCGGCCAGGAACATGACCCGCCGTCCGCCGTGCTCGACCGGATTCGTTGCCAGCAGCCTGGCCGGGAGTTGATTGAACGTCTTGACCACGCGTGCACCAGCGAAGGCGGACGCCACCACGACCGTGGACGGCTGACCTTTGAGTGCTTCCGGCGGAACGCCGTAGGTGTTCATGGCGTCGACCACGATCTTGTCGGTCCACTGCCCTGCCGCGCGTGCGACATCGACGTGTGCGCTGAACGGCACCGCGAGAATGACCACGTCTGCCTTGACCGCGTCCTGCAATGTCAATGCCGTGACGTAGCCAGCGAGTTCCTTTTCGAGGGTTTCGAGGGTGTCGGGTCCACGCGTGTTGGCGACGCCGACAGCGATGCCGCTGCGCGCGAACTGACGGGCGAGCGCCGAGCCGACGTTGCCCGAGCCGATGATGGAGTAAGTCATGAAGAATCCTTGATTGATTGATGATTGATTGAACGTCGGGGGCCTTCAGGCCGAGATGGCTGCGATGTCGGCGAGCGCCTCTGCGACGGCAGCCTTTTTGGCCTCGGGGCCCATGGCGATGCCTTCGGCGCGCACGACGGTCACGTCGGTGATTCCCAGAAAGGCGAGCAAGCCGATGAGGTAGCTCTCCTGGTGTTCGAGACCCGCCGCCGGGCTGCCAGCCGAATACACGCCCCCCGCGCCGAGGCGATGAAGGCCTTCTTGCCCTTCAGCAGGCCTTCGGGGCCGGTGGCGGTGTAGCGGAAGGTCTTGCCGGCGACCGCGATGCGGTCGATCCAGGCCTTGAGCGGCGTCGGAATCGACAAGTTGTACATGGGCGCGCCGATGACCAGGATGTCCGACGCGAAGAGTTCGTCCATGTACGCGTTGCCCTTGACCAGATCCGCTGTGATGGTCGCGTCTTCGATGGCTGCACCGTTGAAGGCGGCCATGTGGGCGCCGGAGAGGTGCAGCGCCGGGTCGGCCGCCAGGTCGCGGGACACGACCTGGATGCCGGGGTGCAGGACACGGTGGCGCGCGACGAGTTCAGCGGAAAGTTGCCTGCTGACGGACGCGCCGCCGAGCACACTGGAGTCGAGATGAAGGAGTTGCATGAGAGCCTCGAAAGATTGATGAAGAAGTCCGACCTGCCCGCTTCGGCGCACAGGGCCTCGGGAAGTCTTTTCCCGTGGCTTGAATGGTGGAGACGCGGCATCATTCTGAGAAGCCGGTATATTGAGATTCAATCCATCTGCCCTGGAGATGGAAGGAGTTTCAAATGCTCGATGGCGTGTCCCTGGACCAACTGCGAACCTTCATCGCGCCGTGGATGAAGGCAGCTTCTCGGCGGCGGCCCGGCGGCTGAACCGCGTTCAGTCCGCGGTGAGCGGGTGGGTCAGCAGCCTAGAGGGGCAAATCGGCGTCGTGCTGTTCGACAGGTCGGGCCGGTATCCGAAGCTGACGCCCGAGGGCGTTCTCTTGCTGGCGGACGCACGCAACGTCGTGTCGGGCGTCGACACGCTGAAGGCCCGCGCAAGGTTGATGTCTGCCGGGCTGGAAGCAGAGCTCTCCGTCGTGGTGGACGTGTTCTTCCCCACGGCGCTCGTCAGCGCGGCCGCGAAGGCGTTCGTGAGCCGCTTTCCGCTCACGCCGCTGAGGTTGTTCGTGGAGGGGCTGGGGGCGGGTTACGAGCCGGTGCTGGATGGACGCTGCAGCCTGGGAATCCTGGCGCCGCTGGCGGTCGAATTTCCGTCGCTGAGCAGCGAGAGCATCGGCCAAGTGGTCTTGGTCACCGTGGCCGCACCCGACCACCCGCTGGCCAGCTTCAGGCGAACAATTCCAAAGGCCGCATTGGCCCGGCACGTCCAACTCGTGCTCACCGACCGTTCGGAGCTGAGCGCGGGCCGGGACTTCGGCGTCAAGTCGGCTTCGACCTGGCGATTGGCCGACCTGTCCACCAAGCACGCGTTCCTCCGGGACGGCGTGGGCTGGGGCAACATGCCGATGCACATGGTGCAGAGCGACCTCGCGAACGGCGCGCTGGTTTCGCTCGATGTCGAGGACATGCTGCCTGCCGGCTTTTCACTGACGATGGCGGCGTTCCGTCGCGCCTCGGAGCCGCCCGGGCCCGCGGCCAGGTGGCTCGTCGACGACCTGAAGGCGCGCTTTGCGAACGAGGCGACGGACGCTTCGGGCCCTTCACCGACCCGCCCGAAGCGGGCCAAGCCTGCTAGTCCGTCAGGCGCTCCGCCGCCCGGATGAGTTCGGCAGCGAATTCCTGCGCGGCCGGCGTCGGCCGCTTGCCGCGCTGGGAGACGAGGTACAGCGCAATGTGGGTCGACGGGTTGCTCAGCATCGAGACGCCGAGCCCGAGTTGCAGGCAGGCGTCGCGCACGAACGACGGCACCACCGCGTGCCCGTGGCCTGCGCGCACCATCGCCAGCACGGTCCCGATCAAGTTGACGCGCAGCCGCTCGCCCTGGCGCTGGCCGAACTGCGCCAACTGCTTTTCCACCACTGCCTGAATCGGGTTGTCGGCGGGCAGGCTGACCAGTGGCATCCCGGCAATGCTGGCCCAGCTTCGGCTTGCCTGAAGTCCGCCGCGGGCTTTGCCCTTGCCGGGCGGGCTGAGGAACATGAGGCGGAAGTTGCAAAGCGGCCGCCGCACCAACCCCGCCGCCGGCTTGACGAAGAAGCCCAACCCGATGTCCGCTTCGCCCTCGAGCACCCTGCGGCGAACCTGGTTCACGTCGACATCGGCCAGCCGGATGCGAACGTCGGGCCTCGAGCGGGCGAAGTCATGCATCACCGACGGAATCAGGCTGGCGGAAACCATCGGCGTGGCGGCGATTTCCAGACGCTGCCGAATGGCCGCTTCGGAACCTTCGATCGCGTCACCGAGCGCGTGCACTTCGCCGAGGATGCGCTCGGCCACCGGCTGCATCCGCTTGCCGGCATCGGTCAGTGTCACGGTGCGCGTCGTGCGGTCGAACAGGCGTGCGCCGACTTGCTCCTCCAGCTCCTTCACCAGCATGCTCATTCCGGAGGGAGAAAGATGAATTTGCTCGGCCGCTCGCGCAAAGCTTTGCAGTCTGCAGACCTCCAGAAAGGCATGCAACTGCCGCGCGCCGATATTCATCAGTTTGTTTGACGAATTGTTCAGAATGTTCCGTTTGATTCAGGTCAAGGATTGGCGGACATTCTCATGCAAAGCACCACCGAGACAAAAATGACCATCCCTCTTCTTCCTCGTTCCCCCGCCTTGCGACGACGCCAGATCGTGCTCGGCGGCCTGGCCGCCGTGGCCGCACCGTGGGTACGCGCGCAGGGCGACGCGCCGATCAGGCTGGTCGTGCCCTTCACGCCCGGAACCGGCATCGACATGATCGCCCGCCAGATCGGACCGGGTTTGACGTCGCGCCTGAACCGCCCCGTGTTCGTCGACAACAAGCCCGGCGCCTCCGGCAACATCGGCACACAGGAAGTGGCCCGCGCCACGCCTGATGGCAGCACGCTGCTGGTCAGCGTGAACACGCTGGTGATGAACGCCGCGCTTTATCCAGGCTTGCCCTTCAATCCGATGACCGACCTGGCACCGGTGAGCTTGACCAGTTGGGGCCAGCTCATTCTGGTGGCCAGTCTCAAGTCGAAGATCGATTCGCTGCAGGGCTTGATCGCACGCGCGAAGAAAGAACCCGGGGCGCTCAACTACGGCTCCCCCGGTGCCGGCACACCGCATCACCTGGCCATGGAACTGCTGAAGAACCGCGCCCATGTTTCTCTGACGCACATCAGCTATAGAGGCACCGCACCCGCCGTCACCGACATGCTCGGCGGCCAGATCGACGTGATGTTCCTGCCGATCCATGTCGCGCTGCAGCAGGTCAAGGCCGGCAAGCTGAAGGCACTGGCGATCAGTTCGGACAAGGCGAACCCCTTGTTGCCGGATGTGCCGCCTCTGAGCACGCTGAACGTCGGCAACCTGAACGTCGACATGTGGTACGGCGTGCTGGCCCCTGCGGGGACACCGAAGCCCGTCATCGATCGGCTCAACAAGGCGCTCGATGAAATCCTCAAGGACCCCGCCATCAAGACGGCTTTCGAGGTGCAGGGCATGACGCCTGCCCACGACACACCTGACGAATTCGGACGACTCATGGCAGCCGACGCGAAGCGTTGGGCCGAGCTGATCAAGGCACAAGGAATCACAGCGCAATGAACGGTCGAACGAAGGTTGGCGACAGCGAACGCGAGGCAGATGCGCAAGTCGTCGTCGTGGGCGGTGGCCCGGTCGGCATGGGCCTGGCCATCGAGTTGGGACAGCGCGGCGTGCGCACGATCGTGGTGGAGCGCTACCGCGAACCGCAGCCCATTCCCAAGGGGCAGAACCTCACGCAACGGACGATGGAGCACTTTCATTTCTGGGGCGCGGAAAAGCAGTTGCGCGCGGCGCGGACCATTCCGCCCGAGTACGGCATCGGCGGCCTGACGGCCTACGGCACGCTGCTCGGGCCGCACACCTACGACTGGCTGCAGCGCGACCTGGTGAAGCCGTATTACTTCACCGCCAACGAACGCCTGCCGCAATACGCCACCGAGGCCGTGCTGCGCGCGCGCGTGGCAGAACTGCCTGAAGTGCAAACGCTCTACGGCTATGCCGCGCAAGCCGTGACGCAAGACGCCGATGGCGTCACGATCGAGGTCGAGGATCGTGAAAGCGGCCAGCGCCGCGTACTGCGCGCGGACTATCTCGTCGGGTGCGACGGCAGCCGCTCGGTCGTGCGCGAGCAGGTGGGCATGACCCAGACCAAAACCGATCACGACCGCATGATGGTCCTGCTGGTGTTCCGCTCGCACGAGCTTCATCGCCTGCTGGCGCGCTATCCCGGCAAGTCGTACTACAACGTGCTGCATCCCGAGCTCAAGGGCTACTGGAAGTTCTTCGGGCGCGTCGACCTGGGCAGCACCTGGTTCTTCCACGCACCGGTGCCGCCGGGGACCACGAAGGACAACTTCGACTTTCGCGCCTATCTGCAGGATGCGGTGGGCGCGCTCTTCGACATCGAGTTCGAACACATCGGCTTCTGGGACCTTCGCTTCATGATGGCGGACGCGTACCGGAAAGATCGCGTCTTCATCGCGGGCGATGCGGCGCACAGCCATCCGCCCTACGGCGGCTACGGTGTCAACTCGGGGCTGGAAGACGCGCGAAACCTGGGCTGGAAGCTGGCCGCGACGCTGCAGGGTTGGGGCGGCGATGCACTGCTCGACTCCTACGATGCCGAGCGACGACCTGTGTTCGCGTCCACGATGCGCGACTTCATCGCCCGTTCGATTGAAGTTGATCGCGCTTTTCTCGAGAGCCATGATCCGGGGCGCGATCCGGCCGGCTTCGAAAGCTCGTGGCAGGCTCGTGCGAAGGGCGCGGTGGGCGAGGTGCTCGCCTTCGAACCCCACTACGAAGGCTCGCCGCTGTCGATGCAGGGCGAGGTGCCCGAGTCGACGCCCAGTGCGGTCGGTGCGCATCGCTTCGAAGCGCGACCGGGGCACCACCTGGCGCCCGCACTGCTCGATTCGGGACGCAACGTCTTCGATGAGTTGGGCGCTGAATTCACGCTGCTGGACATGGGTGCGGCTGCGGAAGCAGTCGATGCATTCAGGCGTGCGGCCGCTGCGTTGTCAGTGCCGCTGCGCGTGGTGGCCGAGCCGGCCGCCGGCGAGGCGGCTCGCTACGATGCTGCAGTCGTGCTCGTGCGGCCCGATCACTTCGTGGCCTGGTCGGGTGACGAGATGGCGCTCAGTGAAGCCGATGCATCGGAGATATTGCAGCGTGCGACGGGGACGGTTGCCTTGGCGGGCATCCGGTAGATCGGTCTTCACCGGTGTCGACCTTTGAGTGGACAGGGCGTGGCGACGCAAACAGCAAGCACCGGAGCATCAAGGCTTTTCCAGCTTGTCTTCCCGCACGGCGTCGTCGTCCATCAGCTCGTACCACATGGCGTTGAGCACGGCGAAAGCGGCTGCCAGCGGCAGTCCAAGAATCCAGGAGAAGTACCACATAGCGTTTGTTCCTTGATCAGTAGGCGTGCGAGGTCTCGTCGCGAATCGCTTGTTCGTCGACCTTGCCCCACAGCACGTGATAGACCCACGTCGTGTACGCCAGGATGATCGGGATGAAGAAGGCCGTGACCACCAGCATGATGAACAGCGTGAGGTGGCTCGACGACGAATCCCACACGGTGAGGCTGGCGCGCGGGTCGATCGACGACGGCAGGATGAACGGGAACATCGACGCACCCACGCTCAGGATGATGCCGGCGATGCCGAGTGCCGCGGCGACCAGCGCGAGGCCACCGCGCCGCGCCGCGAGCCCGGCCAGCGCACCCAGCGCGCCGATGAATCCACACGCGGGCGCAGCCATCGTCCACGGATGCGCTGCGTAGTTGACCATCCAGGCACCGGCGTGCAGCTCTGCGGTTTTGAGCATCGGGTTCGAAGGTCCGATCGCATCGACCACGCTGCTGATGCGGTACCCGCCGATGAACGACGCCAGCAACACGCCGGCCAGCGCGTAGAGCGCGATCGTGAGCACCGCGGCCACCATGCCGAAGGTACGTGCGCGCTCCGCCACCGGCCCGGCCGTCTTGAGCACCAGCCACGCGGCGCCGTGCATCACGAGCATCGCGACCGACACCAGCCCGCACAGCAGCGCGAACGGGTTGAGCAAGCCGAAGAAGCTGCCGTCGTAGAAGATGTGCATGTCCGCATCGAAGCGAAACGGCACGCCCTGCAGCACGTTGCCGATGGCCACCCCGAAGATCAATGCCGGCACCAGTCCGCTGAAGAACAGCACCCAATCCCAGCGCGCGCGCCATGAAGGCTCTTCGCGTTTGCTGCGGAACTTGAACGCGACGGGCCGCAGGATCAGCGCGGTGAGGATCACGAACATCGCGAGATAGAAGCCAGAGAACGACACCGCGTAGAGCTGCGGCCAGGCCGCGAAGATGGCACCACCGCCGAGGATGAGCCACACCTGGTTGCCCTCCCACACCGGGCCCACGCTGTTGATGACGACGCGGCGCTCCACGTCGTTGCGGGCCGCGAACGGCAGCAGGATGCCGCTGCCGAGATCGAAGCCGTCGGTGACGGCGTAGCCCACCAGCAGCACGCCGATGAGCACCCACCAGATCAGGCGCAGGGTGTCGTAGTCGAGAAGTTGATGCAGGACCATGGGTCACTCCGTTGCGGCGAGGGGGAGATGTGCCGCGGGCACACGTCGTGGAGAGGTCGCGCCGACCTCGGGTGAATGCTCCAGTTCCGGTCCCTTCCGGATCACCTTGAGCAGCAGCTTCATCTCGATCACGAACAACACCGTGTAGATCGCGATGAAGCCGGCCAGCGTGATGAGCAGCGTCGTCACGCCGAGGTCCGACACGGCCACCGCCGTCGGCAGCACGCCTTCGATGACCCAGGGCTGCCGGCCGAACTCGGCCACCAGCCAGCCGGCCTCGATGGCAATCCACGGCAACGGGATCGCCCACACGGCGGCCTTCAGCAGCCAGCGGTGGCGGTCGAGCCGGCGCCGCGCCGACAGCACGAAGAAGATGCCGGTGAGCAGGATCAGAATCATGCCGATACCGACCATCACGCGAAACAGCCAGAAGAGTGGCGCCACCTGCGGCACCGTGTCCCACGCCGCCTTGGCAATTTGTTCATCGGTCGCCTGGCGCGGATCGTCGACGTAGCGCTTGAGCAGCAACGCATAGCCGAGGTCGGGCCCGTTGTTCTCGAAGCTGTCGCGCACGCCCTGCGTCACGGTCTGCGTGCTGCCCGCAGCGCGGATCTGCTGCAGCGCGTCATAGGCCTGGATGCCCAGGCGAATCCGCACCTCGGCGCGCTTCACGAGTTCGTCGATGCCGGGGATCACGGTGTCGAGCGAGCGCGTGCCGATGAGGCCCATGATCGCGGGGATGTGGATCGCGTAGTGCGTCTCGCGCGCGGCCTGGTCGGGAAAGCCGACCACGGTGAACGCGGCGGGCGCCGGCTTGGTCTCCCACATGCCTTCGATGGCCGCGAGCTTCATCTTCTGGTGCTCGCTCGAGAGATAACCGCTCTCGTCGCCGAGCACCGCGACCGACAGCGTCGCTGCAAGTCCGAACGAGGCCGCCACCGTCATCGAGCGCTTGGCCAGTTCGACATGGCGGCCCTTCAGCAGATACCAGGCCGACACGCCGAGCACGAACACCGCCGCGCACACATAGCCCGCCGACACGGTGTGGACGAACTTGGCCTGCGCCACCGGGTTGGTGAGCACTGCGAAGAAGTCGGTGACCTCCATGCGCATCGTCTGCGGATTGAAGGCCGAGCCCACCGGGTTCTGCATCCAGCCGTTGGCGATCAAAATCCACAGCGCCGAGAAGTTCGAGCCGATCGCCACCGCCCAGGTCGTGACGAGGTGACCGACCTTCGAGAGCTTGTCCCAGCCGAAGAAGAACAGCCCGACGAACGTGGCTTCGAGGAAGAAGGCCATGAGCCCTTCGATCGCCAGCGGCGCGCCGAAGATGTCGCCGACGTAGTGGCTGTAATAACTCCAGTTCATGCCGAACTGGAACTCCATCACCACGCCGGTCGCGACGCCCATCGCGAAGTTGATGCCGAAGAGCACGCCCCAGAACTTGGTCATGTCGCGCCAGATCACGCGGCCCGTCATCACGTAGACGGTCTCCATGATGGCGAGCAGGATCGACAGTCCGAGCGTGAGCGGCACGAACAGGAAGTGATAGAGCGCTGTGATCGCGAACTGCAATCGGGAGAGCGCGACGATGTCCAGGTCCATGGGGGTTCCTCTTTTTCTTTCTTGAAATCAGTCGGGGCGCAAGGCGCGCAGGGCCGCATCGAACGGCTCGGTGCCGCGCGCGAGCTCGGCGACGACGCGGCCGTGAGCGAGACAGACGAGCCTGTCGGCCAGCGCGGCCTCGCGCTGCAAATGGGTGGCGATCAGCACGGTGCGATCGCCGGCCTCGGCGGCGAGCCGGTGCAACACGTCGTGCGCGACCGCGGCGTCGAGCGATTCGGTGGGCTCGTCGAGCAGCCAGAGCGGGGTCGGGCGCAGCAACAAGCGCGCGAGCGCGAGTCGGCGCGACTGGCCGCCCGACAACCCGAGCCCGCCCTCGCTGAGCCGCGTGTCGAGCCCGCTTGCGAGCGCGCTGACGTCGGTGTCCAGCCCGGCTTGCTGCAACGCACGCCAGAGCGCGGCGTCGCTCGCGGTGGGATCGGCCAGCCGCAGGTTGTCGCGCAGCGTGTCCTGGAACAGCTCGGTGCGCTGGGTGAGCAGGCACGATGCCGCGGCGCGCAGCCCGCCGGACATCGGGGTGAGCTCGCCGGCTGCGAGTGCGAGCAGCGTCGACTTGCCGGCGCCGCTGGCGCCGATCACGGCGACGCGTTCGCCGCGGCGCAGCGTCAGGGAAATGCCGTGCAGCACCGCCACTGCGCCACCGTGACTGGCAACGACATCGCGCAGTTGCAATGCCAGGTCGGGATCGACGGGTGGGGCCACATTCGGCGCGACCGCTTCGTCGTCGCGCATGCGCGGTGCCAGGCGGCGAATCGCCAGCCACGTGCGACCGGCGTCGAGCGCGCCGCGGCGCAGGGCGGCGAAGGGCTCGACGGCGGTCAGCGCGATCAGCAGTCCCAGCGCGGCGGCAGGGGCACCGATCGCGCCCTCGCCTGCCAATGCGCCGACGGCGAGCAACACGCCGGCCAGGCTCAGGCTGCCGATGACACCATAGGCAGCGCCGGATGCTGTTTCGAGCCGGTTCAATGCGAGGTCGGCGCGGGCGAGTCGGCTGTCGGCTGCAGCCATTGCATCGCACTGCGCAGCGATGCGCCCGGCCATCACCAGATCGGCCTGGCCGGCGACAAGATCGATCGCGCCCGAACGCAGTGTTTCGATCGCCTGGCCGCGCTGTGCGGCCGGTCGCACCGCGCGGCGCGCGACGACCACGGCCGCGCCGAAACCGCTGAGGGCAAGCCACGACGCGAACACCAGACCGAGCCCGACATGCAGGAACCCGAGCACGACACCCGCCAGCAATGCGGCGCCCAGCGCGGCAAGCGCCGGCACGATCAACCGCAGGTAGAGCGACTCCAGTGCATCGATGTCCGAGGTGAGTCGAAACAGCAGGCGCGCGGGCCGCGCCATCAGCTCGCGCGCCGCGCCCGCCTCGGCCCAGCCGCGAAAGAGACGCACGCGCAGCGCCGCAAGCACCGCGAAGGTGGCGTCGTGCGTCACCAGCCGCTCGCCGTAGCGCGCAGCCGTGCGGCCCACGGCGAGCAGCCGGATGCCGGCGGATGGCATGAAGACGTCGAACATGAACGCGGTCGACGCGCTCAAGCCGGCCAACGCGGTCGCGGTGATGAACCAGCCCGACAGACCGAGCAGCGCCATGCCCGACAACACGGTGACGCAGGCGAGCAAAGCGCCGAGCAGCAGCGCACGCGGCTGCGTCGCTGCGAATGGGCGCAGCACCGTGCGCAGCTCGTCGACAGGCGCTCTCATGCGGCCTCCCGCTGCTGCAGCGGATCGAGCGACACCACGCGGTGCATGCGAGCGGCCAGCACCGGGTCGTGCGTCGCGACGATGAGTGTCTTGCCGCGCGCCAGCCGGAGCAATG
Proteins encoded:
- the cydC gene encoding thiol reductant ABC exporter subunit CydC gives rise to the protein MRAPVDELRTVLRPFAATQPRALLLGALLACVTVLSGMALLGLSGWFITATALAGLSASTAFMFDVFMPSAGIRLLAVGRTAARYGERLVTHDATFAVLAALRVRLFRGWAEAGAARELMARPARLLFRLTSDIDALESLYLRLIVPALAALGAALLAGVVLGFLHVGLGLVFASWLALSGFGAAVVVARRAVRPAAQRGQAIETLRSGAIDLVAGQADLVMAGRIAAQCDAMAAADSRLARADLALNRLETASGAAYGVIGSLSLAGVLLAVGALAGEGAIGAPAAALGLLIALTAVEPFAALRRGALDAGRTWLAIRRLAPRMRDDEAVAPNVAPPVDPDLALQLRDVVASHGGAVAVLHGISLTLRRGERVAVIGASGAGKSTLLALAAGELTPMSGGLRAAASCLLTQRTELFQDTLRDNLRLADPTASDAALWRALQQAGLDTDVSALASGLDTRLSEGGLGLSGGQSRRLALARLLLRPTPLWLLDEPTESLDAAVAHDVLHRLAAEAGDRTVLIATHLQREAALADRLVCLAHGRVVAELARGTEPFDAALRALRPD